Proteins from a genomic interval of Microbacterium imperiale:
- the pth gene encoding aminoacyl-tRNA hydrolase: protein MADTWLIVGLGNPGPRYEATRHNVGQMVIDELARRRGDTLRSHKANAWAAETWLRPGAAKMVLAKPKTFMNVSGGPAAALAGFYGVDPGRVIVVHDELDIPFDTIKLKTGGGHGGHNGVRDVAKALGTPEFARVRVGIGRPPGSQDPADWVLDPFSSAERKTLDILVSDAADAVETVVEDGLLAAQQRYHAPR from the coding sequence ATGGCAGATACCTGGCTGATCGTGGGGCTCGGCAACCCGGGCCCGCGCTACGAGGCGACGCGTCACAACGTCGGGCAGATGGTCATCGACGAGCTCGCCCGTCGGCGCGGCGACACGCTGCGCTCGCACAAGGCGAACGCCTGGGCGGCCGAGACCTGGCTGCGCCCCGGCGCGGCCAAGATGGTCCTGGCCAAGCCGAAGACGTTCATGAACGTCTCGGGCGGCCCCGCCGCGGCGCTGGCCGGGTTCTACGGAGTGGACCCGGGACGGGTGATCGTCGTGCACGACGAGCTCGACATCCCGTTCGACACCATCAAGCTCAAGACCGGCGGCGGACACGGCGGGCACAACGGCGTCCGTGACGTCGCGAAGGCGCTCGGCACCCCCGAGTTCGCTCGCGTCCGGGTCGGCATCGGGCGGCCGCCCGGGTCGCAGGATCCCGCCGACTGGGTGCTCGATCCGTTCTCGTCCGCCGAGCGGAAGACGCTCGACATCCTCGTGTCGGATGCCGCCGACGCCGTCGAGACCGTCGTCGAAGACGGACTGCTCGCCGCGCAGCAGCGCTATCACGCACCCCGCTGA
- a CDS encoding FadR/GntR family transcriptional regulator, translating to MTQRPAPPSLHDVLVERVGAAIVQGQHPAGSRLITAELAEGSSRGAGREAVRVLQSLGLVRVRRKTGVEVQPPSEWNVHAPEVIRWRLAGPGRDAQLRELSQLRGAIEPLAARLAADHASEDHRRDLVAAVMDMARTEHDADGAVYLSADVRFHRTLLAASGNAMFAALGSVVEAVLTGRTRHDLMPHDANPLAVRWHQDVAFAIAGGRPGEAEAAMGLIVAEADDAMRAAAGH from the coding sequence ATGACGCAACGACCCGCGCCGCCCTCCCTGCATGACGTGCTCGTCGAGCGCGTGGGGGCTGCGATCGTCCAGGGTCAGCATCCGGCGGGGTCCCGCCTCATCACCGCCGAACTCGCGGAGGGCTCGTCGCGCGGGGCTGGACGCGAGGCGGTGCGCGTGCTGCAATCGCTCGGACTCGTGCGGGTGCGCCGCAAGACCGGCGTCGAGGTCCAGCCGCCGTCGGAGTGGAACGTCCATGCGCCCGAGGTGATCCGCTGGCGTCTGGCCGGCCCCGGGCGCGACGCGCAGCTGCGGGAGCTCTCCCAGTTGCGCGGGGCCATCGAGCCGCTCGCCGCTCGCCTCGCGGCGGATCATGCGAGCGAGGATCACCGGCGCGACCTCGTCGCGGCGGTGATGGACATGGCCCGCACCGAGCACGACGCGGACGGCGCCGTCTATCTGTCCGCCGACGTCCGCTTCCACCGGACGCTGCTCGCCGCATCCGGCAATGCCATGTTCGCCGCGCTCGGGTCGGTCGTCGAAGCAGTTCTCACCGGTCGTACCCGCCATGACTTGATGCCCCACGATGCGAACCCGCTCGCGGTGCGCTGGCACCAGGACGTGGCGTTCGCCATCGCGGGCGGCCGGCCCGGCGAGGCCGAGGCGGCGATGGGGCTGATCGTGGCCGAGGCCGACGACGCGATGCGGGCGGCCGCGGGTCACTGA
- a CDS encoding 50S ribosomal protein L25/general stress protein Ctc: protein MSTETDTQVVAETRTNFGKGFARRLRAAGQIPAVIYGHGTDPVHVALPGHQMLLLVRRANAVIELSIDGTSQLVLVKDVQRDPVRQIIEHIDLLVVKKGEKVQVDVPVVVTGEPVAGTIATQDASSVSLEVGATDIPENVQVDVEGLEDGARITAADLTLPRGAALVTDAETLVVAVSVPAATLAAVDEIEAADEATAAEQADEAEGDEKSE, encoded by the coding sequence ATGTCCACCGAGACCGACACCCAGGTCGTCGCCGAGACGCGCACCAACTTCGGCAAGGGCTTCGCCCGCCGTCTGCGCGCCGCCGGCCAGATCCCCGCCGTCATCTACGGCCACGGCACCGACCCGGTGCACGTCGCCCTCCCGGGCCACCAGATGCTGCTGCTCGTGCGTCGCGCGAACGCGGTCATCGAGCTGTCGATCGACGGCACGAGCCAGCTCGTGCTGGTCAAGGACGTCCAGCGTGACCCGGTGCGCCAGATCATCGAGCACATCGACCTCCTCGTCGTGAAGAAGGGCGAGAAGGTCCAGGTCGACGTTCCCGTCGTCGTCACCGGTGAGCCCGTCGCGGGAACGATCGCGACGCAGGACGCGTCCTCGGTCTCGCTCGAGGTCGGCGCCACCGACATCCCCGAGAACGTGCAGGTCGATGTCGAGGGCCTCGAGGACGGCGCGCGCATCACCGCCGCCGACCTGACCCTGCCCCGCGGCGCCGCGCTCGTCACCGACGCCGAGACGCTCGTCGTCGCCGTGTCGGTCCCGGCCGCGACCCTCGCCGCCGTCGACGAGATCGAGGCCGCCGACGAGGCGACCGCTGCCGAGCAGGCCGACGAGGCCGAGGGCGACGAGAAGTCCGAGTAA
- a CDS encoding gluconokinase: protein MTASAPPVLVFMGPSGTGKSTVAAMLAGRLDWAFQEGDDLHPAANVAKMAAGHALDDEDRRPWLDTVASWIDETTAAGRPGVITCSALRRRYRDVLRRDNVTFVLLDGEAATVRQRLMRRQGHFMPPALLDSQFATLETPGPDENAIAVALDQTPQEQVAEVIRRLDLQPTA, encoded by the coding sequence ATGACCGCATCCGCTCCCCCCGTCCTCGTCTTCATGGGCCCGTCCGGCACCGGCAAGTCCACCGTCGCGGCGATGCTCGCCGGACGCCTCGACTGGGCGTTCCAAGAGGGCGACGACCTCCACCCCGCCGCGAACGTCGCGAAGATGGCCGCCGGCCACGCCCTCGACGACGAGGACCGACGCCCGTGGCTCGACACCGTGGCCTCCTGGATCGACGAGACGACCGCAGCCGGACGGCCGGGCGTCATCACGTGCTCGGCCCTGCGCCGGCGCTACCGCGACGTCCTGCGCCGAGACAACGTGACCTTCGTCCTCCTCGACGGCGAGGCCGCGACAGTGCGACAGCGCCTCATGCGGCGGCAAGGTCACTTCATGCCCCCGGCTCTGCTGGACTCGCAGTTCGCGACCCTCGAGACGCCCGGTCCCGACGAGAACGCGATCGCGGTCGCCCTGGACCAGACGCCGCAGGAGCAGGTCGCCGAGGTCATCCGTCGCCTCGACCTGCAACCGACGGCCTGA
- a CDS encoding GntP family permease, with protein sequence MALLSPPDSFVFAAAEAAAPAPAGQLIGAALIGVALIVVLITWAKLHPFLALTIGALTTGLIAGLAIADTVSSFTGGFGSTMGGVGILVALGAIYGKLLADSGGADRIVDTLVARATPRSLPWVMGLIGAIIGLPMFFEVGLVLLVPVIILVARRSGVALMKIAIPTLAGLSAMHGLVPPHPGPLAAIDALGANLGITLAFGVIVAIPAVIIAGPLFAPIAARWAPVPVPDLFVSAEEKGDEPARRPSFVATLGSILLPVVLMLVKAVADIVAPGSTAAWKVVLDFLGMPVIALLLAVIVGFVILGRGAGFDRDRLTAVVGSSLGPIAGILLIVGAGGGFKQVLVDTGIGQVIADLVAGSSISVLVLAWVVAVVIRIATGSATVATITAAGILQPLTETLDGPMTALLVLAIGAGSVFLSHVNDAGFWLIKEYFGLDIPQTLKTWTVLECTISVTGLAGVLVISAFV encoded by the coding sequence ATGGCCCTCCTCTCCCCTCCGGACTCATTCGTCTTCGCCGCAGCCGAGGCCGCCGCTCCCGCACCCGCCGGCCAGCTCATCGGAGCCGCCCTCATCGGCGTCGCCCTCATCGTGGTGCTCATCACCTGGGCCAAGCTGCATCCGTTCCTGGCGCTGACGATCGGCGCCCTGACGACGGGACTGATCGCGGGTCTCGCGATCGCCGACACCGTGTCGAGCTTCACGGGCGGCTTCGGCTCGACGATGGGCGGGGTCGGCATCCTCGTCGCCCTCGGCGCCATCTACGGCAAGCTGCTCGCCGACTCCGGCGGCGCCGACCGGATCGTCGACACGCTCGTCGCCCGCGCGACCCCGCGCAGCCTGCCGTGGGTCATGGGCCTCATCGGCGCGATCATCGGGCTGCCGATGTTCTTCGAGGTCGGTCTCGTGCTGCTCGTGCCCGTGATCATCCTGGTGGCGCGGCGGTCGGGCGTCGCCCTGATGAAGATCGCGATCCCTACTCTCGCCGGACTTTCGGCGATGCACGGCCTCGTGCCCCCGCACCCGGGGCCGCTCGCCGCCATCGACGCCCTCGGCGCGAACCTCGGCATCACCCTCGCCTTCGGCGTCATCGTCGCGATCCCGGCCGTCATCATCGCCGGCCCGCTGTTCGCACCCATCGCTGCGCGCTGGGCGCCGGTGCCGGTGCCGGACCTGTTCGTCTCGGCCGAGGAGAAGGGTGACGAGCCCGCTCGCCGCCCCTCGTTCGTCGCGACCCTCGGCAGCATCCTCCTGCCGGTGGTCCTCATGCTCGTGAAGGCCGTCGCCGACATCGTCGCGCCGGGATCGACCGCTGCCTGGAAGGTCGTGCTGGACTTCCTCGGCATGCCGGTCATCGCGCTGCTGCTGGCCGTCATCGTCGGATTCGTGATCCTCGGCCGAGGTGCCGGCTTCGACCGCGACCGGCTCACCGCCGTCGTGGGCTCGTCGCTCGGCCCGATCGCCGGCATCCTCCTCATCGTCGGCGCCGGCGGCGGCTTCAAGCAGGTGCTCGTCGACACGGGCATCGGACAGGTCATCGCCGACCTCGTCGCGGGCTCGTCGATCTCGGTGCTCGTGCTCGCGTGGGTCGTCGCCGTCGTGATCCGCATCGCCACCGGCTCGGCCACCGTGGCCACCATCACCGCAGCGGGCATCCTGCAGCCGCTGACCGAGACCCTCGACGGCCCCATGACCGCCCTGCTGGTGCTCGCGATCGGCGCCGGCTCGGTGTTCCTCAGCCATGTGAACGACGCCGGGTTCTGGCTCATCAAGGAGTATTTCGGCCTCGACATCCCCCAGACGCTGAAAACATGGACCGTGCTGGAGTGCACCATCTCGGTCACCGGCCTGGCCGGTGTGCTCGTGATCAGCGCGTTCGTCTGA
- the mfd gene encoding transcription-repair coupling factor — translation MTVPGIVRALSQADSFRAGVTSGAVGSVDYALVDGLDAPLLAALLAERSRAGRPPVVLAVAPTGRRAETLGGALQCLIPDAEVLHFPAWETLPHERLSPSPETVGRRLDVLRRVAFHDGARPLIVTSSVRAALQPLAAGLTDAEPVALTVGSRGADLERVVRRLVELAYHRVDMVSRRGEFAVRGGILDVFPAAADHPLRIDFFGDEVDQIRAFSIADQRSLPGEVREAVLLPARELLLTPAVRERAAGMATSFPSLSGMLEKMSQGIPVEGMESLLPTLAEGLVPLVDYLPRGAAVALVDPERSRTRARTLGDTNREFLDAAWSAATAGADSPVDLGAGDFLTLPALRDAVRERDGVWWGFSAFDSGAADAAEEGLADSDGSDLRIVGTPVPSFQGNVDGATAHIGQLLADGWRVLVCASGTGLVDRARDVLAERGIAARTSDGVGEVGDEPVAICVVASLERGFESAEARLAVLTESEFYGRTIGGDGRVVKKLASRRRNVVDPLQLKPGDVVVHATHGIGKFVELVQREVSSGGRNAVKTQREYLVLEYAPSKRGYPGDKLFVPTDQLDQLSRYVGGEAPVLSKMGGSDWAAAKGKARKAVRDIAVELVKLYSARMASKGHAFGPDTPWQRELEEAFPFAETPDQLQTIDEIKADMEKPIPMDRLLSGDVGFGKTEVAVRAAFKAIQEGKQVAMLVPTTLLAKQHLETFSERFAGFPVKVRPLSRFQTAKQARETVDGLADGTIDMVIGTHRILTEKVAFKDLGLMIIDEEQRFGVEHKDALKKLKTGVDILAMSATPIPRTLEMAVTGIREMSTLATPPEERHPILTYVGPRSDKQIAAAIRRELLREGQVFFVHNRVQSIQRVAAQIGELVPEARIAVAHGQMGEHQLEQVVDDFWERRADVLVCTTIVETGLDISNANTIIIDRADKYGLSQLHQLRGRVGRARERAYAYFLYDENKPLSETAADRLETIAVNNDLGSGMQVALKDLELRGAGNLLGAEQAGHIAGVGFDLYLRMIGEAVSTFRGEEVDGPAELRLELPVAARIPEDYIDSERLRLEAYQKLSAAAAVSAKDDAIDLVVDELTDRYGRPPAEVEGLVTVARLRRRAAQAGLTDVVAMGPNLRVAPARLPESMRIRLQRLYPKAKLLAGGEALVVPLPTAGGAPLNDADLIAWTGQLLEQLFPATAGTTSASASAG, via the coding sequence GTGACAGTTCCCGGGATCGTGCGCGCCCTTTCGCAGGCTGACTCCTTCCGGGCGGGGGTGACCTCCGGCGCCGTCGGCAGCGTCGACTACGCGCTCGTCGACGGACTCGACGCCCCGCTGCTGGCGGCGCTCCTCGCCGAGCGCAGTCGCGCCGGCCGCCCACCCGTCGTGCTCGCCGTCGCTCCGACCGGGCGCCGCGCCGAGACCCTCGGTGGCGCCCTGCAGTGCCTGATTCCCGACGCCGAGGTCCTGCACTTCCCGGCTTGGGAGACGCTGCCCCACGAGCGGCTCAGCCCGAGCCCCGAGACGGTCGGGCGCAGACTCGACGTCCTGCGCCGCGTCGCGTTCCACGACGGTGCGCGTCCGCTGATCGTCACGTCGTCGGTGCGCGCGGCACTCCAGCCCCTGGCCGCCGGCCTCACCGACGCCGAGCCGGTCGCGCTCACGGTCGGCAGCCGCGGAGCCGATCTCGAGCGCGTCGTCCGTCGTCTCGTCGAGCTCGCTTATCACCGTGTCGACATGGTCTCGCGGCGCGGCGAGTTCGCGGTGCGCGGCGGCATCCTCGACGTGTTCCCGGCTGCGGCAGATCACCCGCTGCGTATCGACTTCTTCGGCGACGAGGTCGACCAGATACGGGCCTTCTCGATCGCCGACCAGCGGTCGCTGCCGGGCGAGGTGCGCGAGGCCGTGCTGCTGCCGGCCCGCGAACTGCTGCTCACCCCGGCCGTCCGCGAGCGCGCCGCGGGCATGGCCACGAGCTTCCCGAGCCTGAGCGGCATGCTCGAGAAGATGTCGCAGGGCATACCGGTCGAGGGCATGGAGTCGCTGCTGCCGACGCTGGCCGAAGGCCTCGTCCCGCTCGTGGACTACTTGCCGCGCGGGGCGGCGGTCGCGCTCGTCGATCCGGAGCGCTCGCGCACGCGCGCGCGAACTCTCGGCGACACCAACCGTGAATTCCTCGACGCGGCCTGGAGTGCCGCGACCGCGGGAGCCGACAGCCCCGTCGACCTCGGTGCCGGCGACTTCCTGACCCTGCCGGCGCTGCGCGACGCCGTCCGCGAGCGCGACGGCGTGTGGTGGGGCTTCAGCGCTTTCGACTCGGGGGCGGCCGATGCCGCGGAGGAGGGACTCGCCGACTCCGACGGCTCGGACCTGCGGATCGTGGGCACCCCGGTGCCCTCGTTCCAGGGCAACGTCGATGGAGCGACGGCGCACATCGGTCAGCTCCTCGCTGACGGCTGGCGCGTGCTCGTCTGCGCGAGCGGCACGGGGCTCGTCGATCGCGCGCGGGACGTGCTCGCCGAGCGCGGTATCGCGGCGCGGACGAGCGACGGCGTCGGCGAGGTCGGCGACGAGCCGGTCGCGATCTGCGTCGTCGCGTCGCTCGAGCGCGGCTTCGAGTCCGCCGAGGCCCGACTCGCCGTGCTCACCGAGAGCGAGTTCTACGGTCGCACGATCGGCGGTGACGGGCGTGTGGTCAAGAAGCTCGCCTCGCGTCGTCGCAACGTGGTCGACCCGCTGCAGCTGAAGCCCGGCGACGTCGTCGTCCACGCGACGCACGGCATCGGCAAGTTCGTCGAGCTGGTGCAGCGCGAGGTCTCCAGCGGCGGCCGCAACGCGGTCAAGACGCAACGCGAATACCTCGTGCTGGAGTACGCGCCGTCGAAGCGCGGATACCCGGGCGACAAGCTGTTCGTGCCGACCGACCAGCTCGATCAGCTGTCGCGCTACGTCGGCGGCGAGGCGCCCGTGCTGTCGAAGATGGGCGGCAGCGACTGGGCCGCCGCGAAGGGCAAGGCCCGCAAGGCCGTGCGCGACATCGCGGTCGAGCTCGTGAAGCTCTACTCCGCGCGCATGGCGTCGAAGGGGCACGCGTTCGGCCCCGACACGCCGTGGCAGCGCGAGCTCGAGGAGGCGTTCCCCTTCGCCGAGACCCCCGACCAGCTGCAGACGATCGACGAGATCAAGGCTGACATGGAGAAGCCGATCCCGATGGACCGGCTGCTGTCGGGCGACGTCGGCTTCGGCAAGACCGAGGTCGCCGTCCGTGCGGCCTTCAAGGCGATCCAGGAGGGCAAGCAGGTCGCCATGCTCGTGCCGACGACGCTTCTGGCCAAGCAGCACCTCGAGACCTTCAGCGAACGGTTCGCGGGCTTCCCCGTCAAGGTGCGGCCCCTGTCGCGCTTCCAGACCGCGAAGCAGGCACGGGAGACCGTCGACGGCCTCGCCGACGGCACGATCGACATGGTGATCGGCACGCATCGGATCCTCACCGAGAAGGTCGCCTTCAAGGACCTCGGCCTCATGATCATCGACGAGGAGCAGCGCTTCGGCGTCGAGCACAAGGACGCCCTCAAGAAGCTCAAGACCGGTGTCGACATCCTCGCGATGAGCGCGACGCCGATTCCGCGGACACTCGAGATGGCGGTCACCGGCATCCGCGAGATGTCGACCCTCGCGACGCCGCCGGAGGAGCGGCATCCGATCCTCACCTACGTGGGCCCGCGCAGCGACAAGCAGATCGCGGCCGCCATCCGTCGCGAGTTGCTGCGTGAGGGGCAGGTGTTCTTCGTGCACAACCGCGTGCAGTCGATCCAGCGTGTCGCCGCGCAGATCGGCGAGCTCGTGCCCGAGGCGCGTATCGCCGTGGCTCACGGGCAGATGGGCGAGCATCAGCTCGAGCAGGTCGTCGACGACTTCTGGGAGCGGCGCGCCGACGTACTGGTGTGCACCACGATCGTCGAGACGGGGCTCGACATCTCGAACGCGAACACGATCATCATCGATCGCGCCGACAAGTACGGTCTCAGCCAGCTCCACCAGTTGCGGGGCCGCGTCGGTCGCGCCCGCGAGCGCGCGTACGCGTACTTCCTCTACGACGAGAACAAGCCGCTCAGCGAGACGGCGGCCGACCGGCTCGAGACGATCGCCGTCAACAACGACCTCGGGTCGGGCATGCAGGTCGCGCTGAAGGACCTCGAGCTGCGCGGTGCCGGCAACCTGCTCGGGGCCGAGCAGGCCGGACACATCGCCGGGGTCGGCTTCGATCTGTACCTGCGGATGATCGGCGAGGCCGTCTCGACGTTCCGCGGCGAGGAGGTCGATGGCCCCGCCGAGCTGCGGCTGGAGCTCCCCGTCGCCGCCCGGATCCCCGAGGACTACATCGACAGCGAGCGGCTGCGGCTGGAGGCGTACCAGAAGCTCTCGGCCGCGGCTGCCGTCAGCGCGAAGGACGACGCGATCGACCTGGTGGTCGACGAGCTCACCGACCGGTACGGCCGGCCGCCGGCAGAGGTCGAGGGGCTGGTGACGGTCGCCCGCCTGCGCCGGCGTGCCGCCCAGGCCGGGCTCACCGACGTCGTCGCGATGGGCCCGAACCTCCGGGTCGCACCCGCGCGACTGCCCGAGTCGATGCGCATCCGCCTGCAGCGGCTGTATCCCAAGGCGAAGCTGCTCGCCGGGGGAGAGGCGCTCGTCGTTCCGCTTCCGACGGCCGGCGGCGCGCCGCTGAACGATGCCGATCTGATCGCGTGGACCGGGCAGCTCCTCGAGCAGCTGTTCCCGGCGACCGCCGGCACGACCTCCGCCAGCGCGTCCGCCGGCTGA
- a CDS encoding basic amino acid/polyamine antiporter codes for MLTLSTFVVGSMVGAGVFSLPAGFAAETGVAGTLIAWAIAGGGMLTLAFAFQLLANRRPDLNAGVYSYARAGFGRYLGYFSAFGYWASACAGNVFYWVFITSTLGAVFPALGAGDTIAAVALSSVGLWLFFILIRRGVRAAAAVNRVVSIAKTLPIVLFVVLCLTVFDPAVFAENWTGPAGAPLWDQVRATMLVTVFVFIGIEGASVNSRHARSRRDVGRATLLGFLSVLAVFASVTIVSYGVLPREQIAALPEPSLGGVLETIIGPVGAVVIGVSLIVAVLGAYLTWTLMAAEVLLEAARSGDLPRFLARTNDEDTPVGALMLSTALVQVLLIVVLFAENAFSVALDLTSVLVLIPFVLSAAYALKLTATGETYGRRDPARARDLVVAAVATAYTAFLLVAAGTHYLLLSLLIIVPGTALYAVARRRSGDRVFTPVEWAIFAVAVAGAVAAIVLLATGAITL; via the coding sequence ATGCTCACGCTCTCGACCTTCGTCGTGGGCTCGATGGTCGGCGCCGGCGTGTTCTCGCTGCCGGCGGGTTTCGCCGCCGAGACGGGCGTCGCCGGAACCCTCATCGCGTGGGCGATCGCCGGAGGCGGCATGCTGACCCTCGCGTTCGCGTTCCAGCTGCTCGCCAATCGCCGGCCCGACCTGAACGCCGGGGTGTACAGCTACGCGCGCGCCGGATTCGGGCGATACCTGGGGTATTTCTCGGCGTTCGGCTACTGGGCCAGCGCTTGCGCGGGCAACGTCTTCTACTGGGTGTTCATCACCTCCACGCTCGGCGCGGTCTTCCCGGCGCTCGGCGCGGGAGACACGATCGCCGCCGTGGCGCTGTCGTCCGTCGGACTGTGGCTGTTCTTCATCCTCATCCGCCGCGGCGTCCGCGCCGCCGCAGCCGTGAACCGCGTCGTGAGCATCGCGAAGACCCTTCCGATCGTGCTCTTCGTCGTCCTGTGCCTCACGGTCTTCGACCCGGCCGTGTTCGCGGAAAACTGGACCGGGCCGGCCGGTGCGCCGCTGTGGGACCAGGTGCGCGCGACGATGCTCGTGACGGTGTTCGTGTTCATCGGGATCGAGGGCGCGAGCGTGAACTCGCGCCACGCCCGCTCGCGCCGCGACGTCGGCCGGGCGACCCTGCTCGGTTTCCTCAGTGTGCTCGCGGTGTTCGCGTCGGTCACGATCGTGTCGTACGGCGTCCTTCCGCGGGAGCAGATCGCCGCGCTGCCCGAGCCGTCCCTCGGCGGTGTGCTCGAGACCATCATCGGTCCCGTCGGCGCCGTCGTCATCGGGGTATCGCTGATCGTCGCCGTCCTGGGCGCCTACCTGACGTGGACGCTCATGGCGGCCGAGGTGCTGCTCGAAGCAGCACGTTCGGGCGATCTTCCCCGCTTCCTCGCGCGCACGAACGACGAGGACACCCCGGTGGGCGCGCTCATGCTCTCCACGGCGCTCGTGCAGGTGCTCCTCATCGTCGTCCTCTTCGCCGAGAACGCCTTCTCGGTCGCGCTGGACCTCACGAGCGTGCTCGTGCTCATCCCGTTCGTCCTCTCGGCGGCCTACGCCCTCAAGCTCACGGCAACCGGTGAGACCTACGGACGTCGCGACCCGGCGCGTGCGCGCGACCTTGTCGTCGCCGCGGTCGCGACGGCGTACACGGCCTTCCTGCTCGTGGCCGCGGGCACGCACTACCTGCTGCTCTCGCTCTTGATCATCGTGCCCGGGACGGCCCTCTACGCCGTCGCGCGCCGCCGCTCCGGCGACCGCGTGTTCACCCCGGTCGAGTGGGCTATCTTCGCCGTCGCCGTCGCGGGGGCCGTCGCCGCGATCGTCCTGCTCGCGACGGGCGCGATCACGCTGTAA